Proteins co-encoded in one Candidatus Thiodictyon syntrophicum genomic window:
- a CDS encoding lytic murein transglycosylase: MSAAGWKPDEGWGREVLLPPNFPLSQARLGLTKDIVEWDLLGVLGAAGEPLAGGETLGSIVLPAGARGPAFLVLPNFQVIYAWSRSLVSVEFLGDS, from the coding sequence TTGAGTGCCGCTGGCTGGAAGCCGGATGAAGGCTGGGGCCGGGAGGTCTTGCTGCCGCCGAATTTCCCGCTCTCCCAGGCGCGTCTGGGTCTCACCAAGGACATCGTTGAGTGGGACCTGCTGGGCGTCCTGGGTGCCGCCGGGGAGCCGCTGGCCGGCGGCGAAACCTTGGGCTCCATCGTCCTACCCGCCGGCGCCCGCGGGCCGGCCTTCCTGGTCCTGCCGAACTTCCAGGTCATCTATGCCTGGAGTCGTTCCCTCGTTAGCGTGGAATTTTTGGGTGATTCGTGA
- a CDS encoding type II toxin-antitoxin system ParD family antitoxin, whose product MANVEKLSIALTPEMAVLVRGAVESGEYATTSEVVREALREWKQRRILQQGDIEELRRLWAEGLASGPGRFLDMDAIKAEARRRWDEQRWPG is encoded by the coding sequence ATGGCAAACGTCGAGAAACTTAGCATCGCCCTCACCCCGGAGATGGCTGTCCTGGTCCGGGGCGCCGTCGAGAGCGGAGAGTATGCGACCACCAGCGAGGTGGTTCGCGAGGCACTGCGCGAGTGGAAACAACGGCGCATCCTCCAGCAAGGTGATATCGAGGAACTGCGGCGGTTGTGGGCCGAGGGGCTCGCCAGTGGTCCCGGCCGCTTCCTGGACATGGACGCGATCAAGGCGGAGGCCCGGCGCCGGTGGGACGAACAGCGGTGGCCTGGGTAG
- a CDS encoding lytic murein transglycosylase, which translates to MCASPLAAPLDPGKSGAQAPTASPALPTPAAAFETWREAFSAQALALGLAPSTLDAAFEGVSPLPRVLALDRRQAEYTRTFFDYLTAAVSPARITRGRELLQRHARLLADIGCRHGVPPELLVALWAMETDYGTQTGGFPVIAALATLAWDGRRRDFFTTELIEALHIVDSGQAAPADLTGSWAGAMGQPQFMPSTYRRYARDGDGDGRADIWHSVADALESAAHYLSAAGWNPEQGWGREVLLPPDFPLAQARLGLTKDIDEWDLLDVLGAAGEPLAGGETPGSIVLPAGAQGPAFLVLPNFQVIYAWNRSLYYALTVGYLSDRLRGAGPLSGRPPPGDQALPRARVIVMQQGLKALGFELGEPDGMIGVRTRDALQDYQQARGLPADAYPTVELIARIEREAGQADQERAGRAAGP; encoded by the coding sequence GTGTGCGCGTCGCCCTTGGCGGCGCCGCTGGACCCGGGCAAATCCGGAGCCCAGGCGCCGACGGCGTCCCCGGCGTTACCGACCCCGGCGGCGGCCTTCGAGACCTGGCGCGAGGCATTCAGCGCCCAGGCCCTGGCACTCGGCCTGGCGCCGTCCACCCTGGACGCGGCCTTTGAGGGGGTCAGTCCGCTGCCCCGGGTCCTGGCCCTCGACCGGCGTCAGGCCGAATACACCCGCACCTTCTTCGACTATCTGACTGCCGCGGTATCGCCAGCGCGCATCACCCGCGGTCGGGAATTGCTCCAGCGGCACGCCCGATTGCTCGCCGACATCGGGTGCCGTCACGGCGTCCCGCCCGAACTGCTGGTCGCACTCTGGGCGATGGAGACCGACTATGGCACCCAAACCGGCGGCTTCCCCGTCATTGCCGCGCTCGCCACCCTGGCCTGGGACGGCCGGCGGCGCGACTTCTTCACCACCGAACTGATCGAGGCCCTGCACATCGTCGACAGCGGCCAGGCCGCACCCGCCGACCTGACCGGCTCCTGGGCCGGGGCCATGGGACAGCCCCAGTTCATGCCCTCCACCTATCGCCGCTATGCCCGCGACGGCGACGGGGACGGCCGCGCGGACATCTGGCACAGCGTCGCCGATGCCCTGGAGTCCGCGGCCCACTATCTGAGCGCCGCCGGTTGGAACCCGGAACAAGGCTGGGGCCGCGAGGTCCTGCTGCCGCCGGATTTCCCGCTCGCCCAGGCCCGCCTGGGCCTCACCAAGGACATCGATGAGTGGGACCTACTGGACGTCCTGGGTGCCGCCGGGGAGCCGCTGGCCGGCGGCGAGACCCCGGGTTCCATCGTGCTGCCCGCCGGTGCCCAGGGGCCGGCCTTCCTGGTCCTCCCGAACTTCCAGGTCATCTATGCCTGGAACCGTTCCCTGTATTACGCACTCACGGTCGGCTACCTGTCCGACCGGCTGCGCGGCGCCGGCCCCCTGAGCGGTCGGCCGCCGCCGGGGGACCAGGCCCTGCCGCGTGCCCGTGTCATCGTCATGCAGCAGGGGCTCAAGGCCCTGGGATTCGAGCTTGGCGAACCGGACGGGATGATCGGCGTCAGGACCCGTGACGCACTCCAGGACTACCAGCAGGCGCGCGGCCTGCCGGCCGATGCCTATCCGACGGTCGAACTGATCGCCCGGATCGAGCGGGAGGCCGGCCAGGCGGACCAGGAGCGCGCCGGGCGCGCCGCGGGGCCTTGA
- a CDS encoding type II toxin-antitoxin system RelE/ParE family toxin produces MPVIRRTARAEDDLVDIWIYIARDNPDAADRLLEEIDRKCVLLAENPRLGRARPDIAPEFRHWPIGSYLILYRLLPDGIEVVRVVHGARRLDRLL; encoded by the coding sequence ATGCCTGTCATTCGTCGCACCGCCAGGGCAGAGGATGATCTGGTCGATATCTGGATCTACATCGCCCGCGACAATCCCGATGCCGCGGACCGACTCCTTGAAGAGATTGACCGCAAATGCGTCCTCCTTGCCGAAAATCCCCGGCTCGGACGCGCTCGTCCCGACATCGCCCCGGAGTTCCGCCACTGGCCCATTGGCAGTTACCTGATCCTCTACCGGTTGCTGCCAGATGGAATTGAGGTCGTGCGGGTCGTGCATGGCGCCCGACGACTCGACCGCCTACTGTGA
- a CDS encoding metal-dependent hydrolase, producing MANFQTHLNVGIFVSGGAVLALKGFDLVPPGQALVLLGLGVTGAVLPDIDADISAPGRTFFGVLGAALAFGWTLPLVGHYRPLDLAVVWFGLFLGVRFLLFETFARFTVHRGIWHSWLAVAFATLATVTISHRLLDQAPRAAWVAGLMVGLGYLTHLCLDEIYSVDLFNARVKRSFGTALKPFSLADPASSLAMAAAVGVLAWLAPPLDFAQLPTRAEWVAWMHQGLAQLGAWSDLGVATVRTWLQ from the coding sequence ATGGCCAATTTCCAGACCCATCTCAACGTCGGCATCTTCGTCAGCGGCGGCGCCGTCCTGGCCCTCAAGGGGTTCGATCTGGTGCCGCCGGGTCAGGCCCTGGTGCTCCTGGGCCTGGGGGTGACGGGCGCCGTGCTGCCGGATATCGACGCGGACATTTCCGCCCCGGGGCGGACCTTCTTCGGCGTCCTGGGGGCGGCCCTGGCCTTCGGCTGGACCCTGCCCCTGGTGGGGCATTATCGCCCCCTGGACCTGGCGGTGGTCTGGTTCGGGCTCTTTCTCGGCGTGCGCTTCCTGTTGTTCGAGACCTTCGCCCGCTTCACCGTCCATCGCGGCATCTGGCACTCCTGGCTGGCCGTCGCCTTCGCCACCTTGGCGACGGTGACGATCAGCCACCGGCTCCTGGACCAAGCCCCGCGCGCCGCCTGGGTCGCCGGCCTGATGGTGGGCCTGGGTTATCTCACCCACCTGTGCCTGGACGAGATCTACAGCGTGGACCTCTTCAACGCCCGGGTGAAGCGCTCCTTCGGCACCGCGCTCAAGCCCTTCAGCCTGGCCGACCCGGCAAGCAGCCTGGCGATGGCCGCGGCGGTCGGCGTCCTGGCCTGGTTGGCCCCGCCGCTGGACTTCGCCCAACTGCCGACCCGGGCCGAGTGGGTGGCCTGGATGCATCAGGGACTGGCCCAACTGGGCGCCTGGTCCGACCTCGGGGTGGCGACGGTGCGGACTTGGCTCCAATGA
- a CDS encoding Mth938-like domain-containing protein: MRFTEPDDSGRNLVQAYGPAGIRIGGRTYGGALILTPGRIITDWGPRDAAGLGPEHLQALLDLDPELIVLGTGAVQVFPAPSLYRVLTAQRIGIEVMDTGAACRTYNILLAEGRRVVAGLLPL, from the coding sequence ATGCGATTCACCGAACCAGACGACAGCGGCAGGAACCTGGTCCAGGCCTACGGTCCGGCCGGGATCCGCATCGGCGGGCGGACCTATGGCGGCGCCCTGATCCTGACACCCGGGCGGATCATCACCGACTGGGGGCCGCGCGACGCGGCCGGGCTGGGACCCGAGCACCTCCAGGCCCTGCTCGACCTCGACCCGGAACTGATCGTGCTCGGCACCGGCGCGGTCCAGGTCTTCCCCGCCCCGTCGCTCTACCGCGTCCTGACGGCGCAGCGGATCGGCATCGAGGTCATGGACACCGGGGCCGCCTGCCGCACCTACAACATCCTGCTGGCCGAGGGCCGCCGGGTCGTCGCGGGGCTGCTGCCCCTGTGA
- a CDS encoding DUF2281 domain-containing protein, with translation MNLAETIYIHVSALPADLQRETFDFIGFLEARYGLAPATPRLTTQGFIERFAGSLGADFPDDVDAADLGRDVPRESLE, from the coding sequence ATGAACCTGGCGGAAACCATTTACATCCATGTCAGCGCCCTGCCGGCCGACCTGCAACGGGAGACCTTCGATTTCATCGGCTTTCTGGAGGCGCGTTACGGCCTGGCGCCAGCCACCCCGCGTTTGACCACCCAGGGCTTCATCGAGCGGTTTGCCGGCAGCCTGGGCGCCGATTTCCCCGACGATGTCGACGCGGCCGACCTGGGCCGGGATGTCCCCCGTGAGTCGCTGGAGTGA
- a CDS encoding MEKHLA domain-containing protein, whose protein sequence is MTRPSFPEPDESNGFLPDHIGLLRRSYRALTGRDLIDPALDDRAAARALFEAPFALLSHDTGADPILTYGNRTALRLFELDWGQLTTLPSRCTAHPAVQAERERLLREVAARGYIDDYAGVRVAASGRRFLIAGACVWNLMDSAGRYRGQAARFAEWRLLDADPPSVTD, encoded by the coding sequence ATGACGCGCCCGTCCTTCCCTGAACCCGACGAGTCCAACGGCTTCCTGCCTGACCACATCGGTCTACTGCGGCGCAGTTACCGCGCCTTGACCGGGCGGGACCTGATCGACCCCGCCTTGGACGACCGCGCCGCCGCCCGGGCGCTGTTCGAGGCGCCCTTTGCGCTGCTCTCGCATGACACCGGGGCGGACCCCATCCTGACCTACGGCAACCGCACCGCACTGCGGCTCTTCGAACTCGACTGGGGTCAACTGACCACCCTGCCCTCCCGCTGCACGGCGCACCCGGCCGTCCAGGCCGAGCGCGAGCGGCTGCTGCGGGAGGTCGCCGCCCGGGGGTATATCGACGACTATGCGGGGGTGCGGGTGGCTGCGAGCGGCCGGCGCTTTTTGATCGCCGGCGCCTGCGTCTGGAACCTCATGGACAGCGCCGGCCGGTATCGGGGTCAGGCGGCCAGGTTCGCCGAGTGGCGCTTGCTGGACGCCGATCCGCCGTCCGTCACCGATTGA